The following proteins are co-located in the Blastopirellula marina genome:
- a CDS encoding DnaJ C-terminal domain-containing protein → MADDYYQILGVQRSASQEEIRKAYKKLAQKHHPDLNPDDKNAQAKFKEIQNAYDVIGDPEKRKKYDQFGSNFENMGAGPGPGGGPGGFNQWRSAGGGPGGGQQFEFDLGDIFGGGAGGAQSFSDMFGFGGGGGSRRRHAQPMRGQDIQHDTKIPFKQAMEGGEINLNVRRPNGEMDRLTAKIPPGIEDGKKIRLRGQGDPGPGGGPNGDLLIRIHIEPHKYFKRNGKDLEVQVPVTLAEALLGGSVDVPTPGGTVTMKIPPGSSSGRRLRVRGQGVPSNKGDAGDLYVVLQVALPENATDELKAAVQSFAESHPDENPRKDLRW, encoded by the coding sequence ATGGCTGACGATTACTATCAAATCTTGGGTGTTCAACGTTCCGCATCCCAGGAAGAGATCCGCAAGGCCTACAAAAAGTTGGCCCAGAAGCATCACCCGGATCTCAATCCGGATGACAAGAATGCTCAAGCCAAATTCAAAGAGATTCAAAACGCCTACGATGTGATTGGCGACCCAGAGAAGCGGAAGAAGTACGACCAGTTCGGCAGTAACTTCGAAAACATGGGGGCCGGTCCAGGTCCTGGTGGTGGACCGGGTGGTTTCAACCAGTGGCGATCCGCTGGGGGTGGCCCAGGAGGCGGCCAGCAGTTTGAATTCGATCTGGGGGACATCTTTGGCGGCGGGGCCGGCGGTGCCCAGAGCTTCTCGGATATGTTCGGTTTTGGTGGAGGAGGTGGTTCGCGCCGCCGCCATGCTCAACCGATGCGTGGCCAGGACATCCAGCACGATACCAAGATTCCCTTCAAACAAGCGATGGAAGGGGGCGAGATCAATCTCAATGTTCGTCGACCCAACGGCGAGATGGATCGGCTAACGGCCAAGATTCCTCCTGGTATCGAAGACGGCAAGAAGATCCGACTGCGTGGCCAAGGCGATCCTGGCCCAGGCGGAGGTCCGAACGGCGACTTGCTGATTCGCATCCATATTGAGCCTCACAAGTACTTCAAACGCAACGGCAAAGATCTCGAAGTTCAAGTGCCCGTCACGCTCGCCGAAGCATTGCTCGGCGGTTCGGTGGACGTCCCCACCCCGGGAGGAACGGTCACCATGAAGATTCCGCCAGGTAGCTCCAGTGGGAGACGCCTCCGCGTGCGAGGTCAGGGCGTACCAAGCAACAAGGGAGATGCGGGTGACCTTTACGTTGTGCTGCAAGTCGCCTTGCCTGAGAACGCTACGGATGAGCTAAAAGCAGCGGTTCAATCGTTCGCCGAGAGCCATCCAGATGAAAACCCACGCAAAGATCTGCGTTGGTAA